The following nucleotide sequence is from Anopheles stephensi strain Indian chromosome 3, UCI_ANSTEP_V1.0, whole genome shotgun sequence.
TCATTTCGTCCGACTTTTGCCACTGGGGCCAACGGTTTCGCTACACGTACTACGAGGAAGGTTCCGGTCCGATCTACAAGTGGATCGAAACGCTCGATAAGATGGGCATGGATTTGATAGAAACGCTCAAGGCGGACAGCTTTAGTGAGTACCTACGAAAGTACAACAATACCATCTGCGGGCGCCATCCGATCGGAGTGCTGATGCAATCCGTCGAAGAACTGAAACGCCGTGGTCACCGGATGAGCTTCAAATTCCTGAAATATGACCAAAGCAATCAGTGCTGTGATAAGAAAGACTCCAGCGTGAGCTATGCCTCAGGTTCGCTGATATTTGAGTGAGCTTCTCATATTCTCATCTCTATCGCTTTGCGACGAATGAACGTGCTAATCGGCCGCGTGTGCTTCACCGCTCTACGGTATGTGGCACGTCCACGTTAGTGTCATTTGCATTCTCTATCCGGTGGTCTGCCACGATGCACGTTTTCATTCGAATgttttgtgtgggtgtgtgtgtgtgtttttaattctttttatATCAGCTTAAATGGCACACTTTCATTTGTTTCtcatttaaaatataattataaGATACGCGATTTTATTGATAAAGAAAGCAGAACAAACAatctttaatttaaaatggcaaattaaaaacttttttttatttcgattcAAGCGAATTTCATTTTGTGCGCCCATTCTGAATACGATGTATCattgaaataaaagaaaggaaagtttTCCTATCCCAGAgtaaaagaaagcaacaataTCCCATTCTTTTAAATCATGTAGAATTACAAAAACATTTTAGGAGGGTAAAAATAAGGAGTGAATAGGTACAATTTAAGTTCTGGAGaaaaacaagatttttttttaagacttAAGTCCTTAATTTGCGACGTAGTGCATAACAATAAAAGGGTAATACAAACATGTGTCTAATCCAATCAAAACGCGGATAAAATATGACCGCATCTGAATCGAATATTTTACTTATTGATGTTATACTTGGAGGACTTCTGCAAGAGTGCTCAACATAAAATTGATCATTCCGGTGCAAGCAGTCATGCTTTTAGGAGCATATCACGCCGTGATTCTACGGACGCATTCAACTTCATCATTCCACCTCAATTTGGGACTAAAAGcaatttaattattcaaaagTTCAACATCTATTATCCACCGGTCCCACGATCGACTGCAAGCAtcagaaattgattttttttaagttcttGCAATACTGTTAACATGATCCTCCGTACTTGTAGATACTCTCACTCGTCTTCCTCCTAtcgctttctctcttttttctttctttctttctctctctctctctctttttctcaccATGTTTCATTCAAACAAATCAGAATGTGGTGAAAAGCTCCGCCAAACTCACCTAATGTAAATGTCAGCTTGACAGGCAACGATTTGTTTGGTACACGTCATAATTGTCATTTCGTGCCGAAAAGCAACATCACAGGAAAGATCAATTCAAGCTGATAGCTGAATCTCTTCGTGCTGTATTTGCCAAATCGCTGGCAAAATGAAGATCCTCATTAAAATAGCCGTACTAACGGCCATATCGCTGTGCCTGTTACATCTGGTTAACAGCCAATCTTCCAAAAATGCCCGAAGCGTAAGTATACTGGACCGGCACCAACCGGACTTCCAACGAGACGTGGTGACGTCGATGTTTATGCTTCCATCGATCTAATCCGTTGTTTCTTTGGTTTCCATTTAGCAAGGACAACAGTCCCTTTCGGAAAAGGTTCAGCAACTGCTGGACATGAACACCAAGCGTTCGGTGCTCCGGTTCAATGGCAACAAGTTCCGGGACTTTGTCAAGTCCGCGCCCCGAAACTATTCGATCGTCGTGATGTTTACGGCGATGGCACCCGCCCGGCAATGCGTGATTTGTCGGCACGCCCATGACGAGTACACGATTGTGGCCAACTCGTACCGCTACTCGCAAACCTACTCCAACAAGCTGTTCTTTGCCATGGTAGACTTTGACGAAGGCTCGGACGTGTTTCAGATGCTGCGGCTCAACACGGCGCCCGTGTTCATTCACTTCCCTCCGAAGGGAAAACCAAAACCGGCCGACACGATGGACATCCAGCGGGTGGGAGTGTCGGCGGAAGTGATCGGAAAATGGATCCAGGAGCGAACCGATATCCAGATCCGCATTTTCCGTCCACCGAACTATTCGGCGACTGTCGCGATACTGATGTTGACGCTGTTTGTCGGTGGTTTCCTTTACCTGCGCCG
It contains:
- the LOC118510084 gene encoding tumor suppressor candidate 3, giving the protein MKILIKIAVLTAISLCLLHLVNSQSSKNARSQGQQSLSEKVQQLLDMNTKRSVLRFNGNKFRDFVKSAPRNYSIVVMFTAMAPARQCVICRHAHDEYTIVANSYRYSQTYSNKLFFAMVDFDEGSDVFQMLRLNTAPVFIHFPPKGKPKPADTMDIQRVGVSAEVIGKWIQERTDIQIRIFRPPNYSATVAILMLTLFVGGFLYLRRNNLDFLYNKQMWALVAVVFCFAMVSGQMWNHIRSPPFVHKSQNGGIAYIHGSSQGQLVIETYIVMFLNAMIVLGMVLLTEAGWQNDHRKSKVTAIVGLFLVVVFFSLILSIFRSKAQGYPYSFLFK